One Rosettibacter firmus genomic window carries:
- a CDS encoding sensor histidine kinase, which translates to MLLLLPDWAKNYGEFWRAIQIRNLWFIKLRYLVVILLICFLLSGEFLFKFNFTRTQIIAISTITFSILVYNILLHIFRKYVGCSPDKFNSLHLSLIQMILDLIALLLLVYFTGLIESPLYIFFIFHMIIGSLILPGYLVYVMAGVVSFLFTLLIALSKISLIKIHLINGLYSSPVNNTLSYELITLVSFIMMLFASVYLANNIARQLYRREQLLRTSLQKIDEAEKSKQKYIIGIVHEIKTPVTAIKSIIDVVLQHYVGAISKEAEEKLNRAKIRTEETLSLLNNVLRISRLKLLDIRSAEEIDINSFIQNIIEKQNESIKAKNIELLFEDRRKVKKFIKSDMILLELALSNIISNSIKYVNQNGRIEVIIDDVDDKISIEVCDNGIGIPKEDLPKIFNQFYRASNIDKTKHEGSGMGLAITKEIIERLGGEINVISPSRLAHDNFPGSCFKIITPYYFKPSTYDIFEVNPEDYLSSKNTLEGSDS; encoded by the coding sequence ATGCTTTTACTTCTTCCTGATTGGGCAAAAAATTATGGTGAGTTCTGGCGAGCAATTCAAATAAGAAATTTATGGTTTATTAAATTAAGATATCTTGTTGTAATCTTATTGATATGCTTCTTACTATCAGGTGAATTTTTATTTAAATTCAATTTTACAAGAACACAGATAATTGCCATCTCTACAATTACTTTCTCCATTTTAGTTTATAATATTTTATTACATATCTTTAGAAAATACGTTGGATGTTCCCCAGATAAATTTAATAGCCTTCATCTTTCTTTAATTCAAATGATACTGGATTTAATAGCATTATTATTATTGGTCTATTTTACTGGTTTAATCGAATCTCCATTATATATTTTTTTCATATTCCACATGATAATTGGAAGCTTAATACTTCCAGGTTATCTTGTTTATGTAATGGCTGGAGTAGTTAGTTTCCTGTTTACATTGTTAATAGCATTAAGTAAGATTTCATTAATAAAAATACATTTGATTAATGGTTTATATTCTTCTCCAGTTAATAATACATTATCATATGAGTTAATAACATTAGTCTCATTCATAATGATGTTATTTGCAAGTGTTTATTTAGCCAATAATATTGCAAGACAATTGTATCGTAGGGAACAACTTTTAAGAACATCACTTCAAAAAATTGATGAAGCTGAAAAATCAAAACAAAAATATATTATTGGAATTGTTCACGAAATTAAAACACCAGTAACAGCAATAAAATCAATAATAGATGTTGTTCTTCAACATTATGTTGGAGCAATAAGTAAAGAAGCAGAAGAAAAATTAAACCGTGCTAAAATTAGAACCGAAGAAACTTTGAGTTTGCTCAATAATGTTTTGAGAATATCACGACTCAAACTTTTAGATATTCGTTCCGCTGAAGAAATAGATATAAATTCTTTTATTCAAAATATAATAGAAAAACAAAATGAAAGCATTAAAGCAAAAAATATTGAGTTATTATTTGAAGACAGAAGAAAAGTTAAGAAATTTATTAAATCTGATATGATATTATTAGAGCTTGCCTTATCTAATATAATAAGCAATTCAATAAAATATGTTAATCAAAACGGGAGGATAGAAGTAATAATAGATGATGTTGATGATAAAATATCAATTGAAGTGTGTGATAATGGAATTGGCATACCTAAAGAAGATTTACCAAAAATATTTAATCAATTTTATAGAGCTTCGAATATAGACAAAACAAAACACGAAGGAAGTGGTATGGGTCTGGCAATTACAAAAGAAATAATTGAAAGGTTAGGAGGAGAAATAAATGTTATAAGTCCTTCAAGATTAGCGCACGATAATTTTCCTGGAAGTTGTTTCAAAATTATTACACCGTATTACTTTAAACCTTCCACTTATGATATTTTTGAAGTTAATCCAGAGGATTACTTATCCAGCAAAAATACTCTCGAGGGAAGCGATTCATAG
- the ispE gene encoding 4-(cytidine 5'-diphospho)-2-C-methyl-D-erythritol kinase, which translates to MRYIEIKAPAKINIGLRVLEKRNDGYHNIYTLFYPIKDLYDTITFELSEKFEFNSNLKITDNEEENLIIKAKNLLEKFYNKRVNVKINLIKRIPIGAGLGGGSSDAAATLICLNELFNLGLSYEELIKISLELGSDIPFFLKALPAIGKGRGENLELITIDNPLPVLIVNPKIHISTKEAYESIIPEPDFVDYKQVLNNNLLNYELMKEKIVNDFEKIIFEWHPEIKEIKEDLYKSGAVYASMSGTGSTVFGFFEDYTKAQNAMNRFPREYFCWISNPLD; encoded by the coding sequence ATGAGATATATAGAAATTAAAGCACCAGCCAAAATTAATATCGGTTTAAGAGTATTAGAAAAAAGAAATGATGGATATCATAATATTTATACTCTTTTCTATCCAATTAAAGATTTATATGATACCATCACTTTTGAATTATCAGAAAAATTCGAGTTTAATTCTAATCTAAAAATTACAGATAATGAAGAAGAAAATTTGATAATAAAAGCAAAAAACTTACTCGAAAAATTTTATAATAAACGAGTAAATGTAAAAATTAATCTCATTAAAAGGATACCAATTGGTGCAGGTTTAGGAGGTGGAAGTTCAGATGCTGCAGCTACTTTAATTTGCTTAAATGAATTATTTAATCTTGGTCTAAGCTATGAAGAACTTATCAAAATAAGTTTGGAGTTAGGTTCAGATATTCCATTTTTTTTAAAAGCTTTGCCTGCAATTGGTAAAGGAAGAGGTGAAAATTTAGAATTAATAACCATTGATAATCCATTGCCAGTTTTAATTGTAAATCCTAAAATTCATATTTCCACAAAAGAAGCTTATGAATCAATAATTCCTGAACCTGATTTTGTTGATTATAAACAAGTATTAAATAATAATTTATTAAACTATGAATTAATGAAAGAAAAAATAGTTAATGATTTTGAGAAAATAATATTTGAATGGCATCCTGAAATAAAAGAAATTAAAGAAGATTTATATAAATCTGGTGCGGTATACGCATCTATGAGTGGAACTGGTTCAACTGTTTTTGGTTTTTTTGAAGATTATACAAAAGCACAGAATGCTATGAATCGCTTCCCTCGAGAGTATTTTTGCTGGATAAGTAATCCTCTGGATTAA
- a CDS encoding homocysteine S-methyltransferase family protein — MSERLNLLKLHNQLKRPLILDGAMGSLLIDKGVISHPLLWTALSNINNPDLVKNIHYEYIKSGAEIIITNTFRTNPYVINKSNMNINTNDIVKKAIEIAFESRGEKEIIIAGSNAPAEDCYQRERTISYKELEYNHKTHIDILWENNVDIIWNETQSHKDEIEIICNHCYKNKIPFVVSLFFDEDLKILSGEYLYDIVEYINSFEPAAIGFNCIKPSAFIKYIEKYSLPPRWGFYFNCGAGNYNDENIVCGISPENYVNIVKSLLDLKPIFVGTCCGSNPSHIKAIKDLFNEIYRN; from the coding sequence ATGAGTGAGAGATTAAATTTATTAAAATTACATAATCAATTGAAAAGACCATTGATACTTGATGGTGCAATGGGAAGCCTGCTAATTGATAAAGGTGTTATAAGTCATCCATTGCTGTGGACTGCATTATCTAACATTAACAATCCAGATTTAGTTAAAAATATACATTATGAATACATAAAATCTGGAGCAGAAATTATAATAACCAATACATTTAGAACAAATCCATATGTAATTAACAAATCAAATATGAATATTAACACAAATGATATTGTTAAAAAGGCAATAGAAATTGCTTTTGAATCACGAGGTGAAAAAGAAATAATTATTGCTGGTTCAAATGCTCCTGCAGAAGATTGCTATCAAAGAGAAAGAACAATTTCGTACAAAGAATTAGAGTATAATCACAAAACACATATTGATATTTTATGGGAAAATAATGTTGATATAATCTGGAATGAGACTCAAAGCCATAAAGATGAGATTGAAATTATTTGTAATCATTGTTATAAAAACAAAATTCCTTTTGTTGTAAGTTTGTTTTTTGATGAAGATCTAAAAATACTCAGTGGTGAATATCTATATGATATTGTTGAATACATAAATTCATTTGAACCAGCTGCAATTGGTTTTAATTGTATAAAGCCTTCAGCATTTATTAAATACATAGAAAAATATTCATTACCACCAAGATGGGGATTTTATTTTAATTGTGGTGCAGGTAATTATAATGATGAAAATATTGTTTGTGGAATATCTCCAGAAAATTATGTGAACATTGTAAAATCTTTACTTGATTTAAAACCTATTTTTGTAGGCACTTGCTGTGGATCAAATCCATCTCATATAAAAGCAATTAAGGATTTATTTAATGAGATATATAGAAATTAA
- a CDS encoding glycosyltransferase family 9 protein, which translates to MEKLNIPDCKNFTGYKPCYPGYNCLEQGCKDENKFGKKILIIALEAMGSVLMTTAQLPAIKRKYPESTIYWLTLKNSADILKNNPYIDKLFIYDYENISILTEMEFDLVLNSDKSVKAGALTMKLKAKEKLGFGINKNMQIIPLNDGALYNYKLGLDDNLKFKINQKTGQQILAETFELEYNRDEYVFEFTEEEKLFIDEYKKNIGIKDTDEVIGFNTGCSLLYPNKKMTIEQHLILIEKFLSFNRFKIMLLGGPEDTERNKIISDFFKNEIINTPTNEGIRKGACYESIPQVIITGDSFGMHLAIALKKYVIAWFGLSCWTEIDLYDRGVKLYPDGLFCAPCWKKECPYNLECIQMIDLERIINETVKYFDSLKK; encoded by the coding sequence ATGGAAAAATTAAATATACCTGATTGCAAAAATTTTACAGGTTATAAACCATGTTATCCAGGATACAATTGCCTGGAGCAAGGTTGTAAAGATGAAAATAAATTCGGGAAAAAGATTCTCATAATTGCTTTAGAAGCAATGGGAAGTGTATTAATGACCACTGCTCAACTCCCGGCTATAAAAAGAAAATATCCTGAATCAACCATTTACTGGTTAACACTAAAAAATTCAGCGGATATTCTGAAAAATAATCCATACATAGATAAATTATTTATATATGACTATGAAAACATTTCAATATTAACAGAAATGGAATTCGATTTAGTTTTGAATTCAGATAAATCGGTTAAGGCTGGTGCTCTTACAATGAAATTAAAAGCTAAAGAGAAACTTGGTTTTGGTATTAATAAGAATATGCAAATAATACCTTTAAATGATGGTGCCTTATATAATTATAAACTTGGACTTGATGATAATCTTAAGTTTAAGATTAATCAAAAAACAGGTCAGCAAATTTTAGCAGAAACATTTGAATTAGAATACAATCGTGATGAATATGTTTTTGAATTTACTGAAGAAGAAAAATTATTTATTGATGAGTATAAAAAAAATATTGGTATTAAAGATACTGATGAAGTTATTGGTTTTAATACAGGATGCTCCCTGCTTTATCCTAATAAGAAAATGACAATAGAACAGCATTTAATATTAATAGAAAAATTCCTTTCTTTTAATAGATTTAAAATAATGTTACTTGGTGGTCCAGAAGATACTGAAAGGAATAAAATCATAAGCGATTTCTTTAAAAACGAAATAATAAATACACCTACTAATGAAGGTATAAGAAAAGGTGCTTGTTACGAAAGTATACCACAAGTTATCATAACTGGCGATTCTTTTGGTATGCACTTGGCAATTGCTTTAAAAAAATATGTTATAGCCTGGTTTGGATTAAGTTGCTGGACAGAAATTGATCTTTATGACAGAGGTGTTAAACTCTATCCTGATGGTTTATTTTGTGCTCCCTGCTGGAAAAAAGAATGTCCTTACAATCTTGAATGTATTCAAATGATAGATTTAGAAAGAATAATAAATGAAACAGTTAAATACTTTGATAGTTTGAAAAAATGA